A window of the Gossypium arboreum isolate Shixiya-1 chromosome 2, ASM2569848v2, whole genome shotgun sequence genome harbors these coding sequences:
- the LOC108466209 gene encoding uncharacterized protein LOC108466209: MAPPSSLSTVQSATPVMASNLTDGIVGSRFFSTKKISVLLDDTNYLLWRQQVFLVIKTYKLQSFLDLHTVPPSQLLPGDDGVPQENLEFTQFEQQDSALASWLLSLVSPTVLSHPIGLDTNAQIWNALVNLYGSKTTSQLMFYRRALHSQHKGDLSMKDFLMKFKSYYDNLASFGEVISEHEHVTATLNRLPTEYESDITIIIASQIPYNVQGATTMLIDTEARQQVTIFEAPSSANIVSHQSADPVSNSTPPPAYRPSSTTRGRRHGRSSRACIQCYRPPHSPQANVCMFRPESPITPWVLSSISILPPAIPNSQPSWFFPLAPVPTWTKALFGNLAFIESTANGTYLGWNKALEIKIDGGEQVKALGNKDKVITMIAKLANGLATWGSKKENDGRERYGSVIERFQRREGLKEMIKGKVEPQMVEAVVLASMENFFKSVLNMPEVERKLRVVVDAALEDHPYCSQLYLYSTTDKKNKSFSEKHFTGKQTEPNPFSVNSPQHVSAPTPTNSHPQSYFATLETVGENAWYPNSTVTHHLTHSAASLGDSPSYNGPDEYTRYIWVYFLWKKSEVLTTFPQFHKQAEKALGFKLQALQIDEGRVSTIEIIVEAGLSMLAYASMPLTYWNDAFNSAIYLINRLNHATSFLESLAAYVSQTLDHTTLTNSSFDQPPFGIFKPKAYMSTILCLSTKTPANIHEAMRHEFWKATVHNELQALLHNNTWSICSLSINRRAIGCKWLFKVKKNADGTVERYKARLVAKGFSQHTGFNFRDTFKPVVRAVTIQTVLAIAVMKRWSL; encoded by the exons ATGGCTCCTCCTTCTAGTTTGTCTACTGTGCAGTCTGCTACACCAGTAATGGCTTCCAATCTTACTGATGGCATTGTTGGCAGTCGATTCTTTTCCACCAAGAAAATCAGTGTACTTCTTGATGACACTAATTATCTACTGTGGCGGCAGCAGGTTTTTTTGGTGATCAAGACCTATAAGCTTCAAAGCTTTCTGGATTTACATACCGTTCCTCCTTCTCAACTACTTCCAGGTGATGATGGGGTGCCTCAAGAGAATCTTGAGTTTACTCAGTTTGAACAACAAGATAGTGCCCTTGCGTCATGGCTCTTATCGTTGGTAAGTCCAACGGTTCTTTCTCATCCCATTGGTCTGGACACTAATGCTCAAATCTGGAATGCTCTTGTTAATCTGTATGGCAGTAAAACCACCTCTCAATTAATGTTTTATAGAAGAGCTTTGCACTCTCAACACAAGGGTGATCTTTCCATGAAAGACTTCTTAATGAAGTTTAAGAGTTACTATGATAATCTTGCTAGTTTTGGAGAGGTTATTAGCGAGCATGAGCATGTTACTGCGACTCTTAATAGACTGCCAACTGAGTATGAGTCTGACATTACAATTATCATAGCCAGTCAAATACCCTATAATGTTCAAGGTGCCACGACCATGCTTATCGATACTGAAGCTCGACAACAAGTTACAATATTTGAGGCTCCTAGTTCAGCCAATATCGTTTCTCATCAATCTGCGGATCCTGTTAGCAATAGTACACCCCCACCAGCCTATCGCCCCTCTTCAACTACTCGAGGTCGTAGGCATGGTCGTTCTTCTAGAGCATGCATTCAAT GCTACAGACCTCCTCATTCTCCACAAGCAAATGTATGCATGTTTAGACCTGAATCTCCCATTACACCTTGGGTGCTATCTTCTATATCCATATTGCCTCCTGCTATTCCAAATTCACAACCAAGCTGGTTTTTTCCACTTGCTCCAGTGCCTACTTGGACTAAGGCTCTGTTTGGTAACCT CGCATTTATCGAGTCAACTGCCAACGGCACGTATTTGGGTTGGAACAAAGCTTTGGAGATTAAGATCGATGGTGGTGAACAAGTTAAGGCTTTGGGGAACAAAGACAAAGTCATAACCATG ATAGCTAAATTGGCTAATGGGTTGGCCACCTGGGGTTCGAAGAAAGAGAACGATGGTCGCGAAAG ATACGGTTCAGTGATTGAGCGTTTTCAGAGAAGAGAGGGGTTGAAAGAGATGATAAAAGGA AAAGTGGAACCTCAAATGGTTGAAGCTGTAGTGCTAGCTTCTATGGAAAACTTCTTTAAATCTGTTCTAAATATGCCGGAAGTGGAAAG AAAGCTTAGAGTGGTGGTTGATGCAGCTTTGGAGGACCATCCGTACTGTTCGCAGCTATATCTTTATAGCACAACTGATAAG aaaaataaatcattttccGAAAAACATTTTACTGGAAAACAAACGGAGCCTAATCCCTTTTCTGTCAATTCCCCACAACATGTCAGTGCACCCACCCCTACCAACTCACATCCTCAATCTTATTTTGCAACTCTTGAGACAGTTGGTGAGAATGCTTGGTATCCTAACTCTACCGTGACACACCATCTAACACATTCGGCTGCTTCACTAGGTGATAGTCCTTCCTACAACGGTCCAG ATGAATACACCAGATACATATGGGTTTATTTCCTGTGGAAAAAATCAGAGGTTCTTACTACTTTTCCACAGTTCCATAAGCAAGCTGAAAAAGCTCTTGGTTTCAAGCTTCAAGCTTTACAAATAGATGAGGGGCGAGTTTCAACTATTGAAATT ATAGTTGAAGCTGGTCTTTCCATGTTGGCTTATGCATCTATGCCCTTAACCTACTGGAATGATGCCTTCAACAGTGCTATATACCTAATCAACAG GTTAAACCATGCTACTTCTTTCTTAGAGTCTTTGGCTGCTTATGTTTCCCAAACCTTAGACCATACAACACTCACAAACTCCAGTTTCGATCAACCCCCAT TTGGCATCTTCAAACCAAAGGCATACATGAGCACAATACTCTGTCTCTCTACTAAAACTCCTGCTAACATCCATGAAGCAATGCGCCATGAATTTTGGAAAGCTACAGTACACAATGAGTTACAGGCTCTCCTTCACAATAATACCTGGAGTATTTGCTCTCTCTCTATCAATCGTAGGGCAATAGGCTGCAAATGGTTATTTAAGGTGAAAAAGAATGCTGATGGAACTGTGGAAAGGTACAAAGCTCGATTGGTTGCAAAAGGGTTTTCTCAGCACACAGGATTCAATTTTCGAGACACTTTCAAGCCAGTAGTTCGAGCAGTAACCATTCAGACTGTCCTTGCTATTGCAGTCATGAAGAGGTGGTCATTATGA